The DNA sequence AACGGTGGTACTCTCGCATTCAGTCTTAACCAACAGTAACTGCGAATACTCTGGAATGTTGGTTAAGACGGTATTGATTGAGGAGACTAAGCTACTCGCAACTGCCGGACCGTGTGAACATTAACACGCTCACGACCCAGTCTCTCAGAGAATCCGTGCCAAATTAGGTAAGTCCCCGAATTCTCCCAAATCCCCGTTCATACGGGATTCCCGATCTCGTGTGTACATCTCGGAAACCAGTTCTCTTAACGCGTAACCCCGTAGGTTCACGCGGAAATCCGCTTTCGGGGTATCCTATGAATAGCTAAGTACAGAGGGTGTACTTAGCGATAGACCGGTTCTAGGGAAATAGCGTCATACCAGTATAAACGCGGTGTGGGTCGGCCGCATCCTCTGAGGGACGTTCAGGGAGCGGGCGTTCCAAATACAGTAACTACTAGTAGATTTGTAGCAGGCAAGATATGCCGAGTTTTCGCGGTTTCAGGGCTATATACTGGAAATTTTGTGTGTGATTCACCAGCTCTGGATTTGCTTTCTACACACCGAGGTACCGAGTAGAATATCCGATACGTAGAGATGCACCGTCAAGAGTCGCGCCACTTGTGGCCACACTCGACACAAGTGAACAGCCGGACCTCGTAGGAGCCGCCGGGCTTCGGTATCATCTCGTAGTTGGCCCGGTCGCTGTCGCAGTCGTCGGCCGGACAGGGCTCCTGCATCGTCTCGGTGGCGTCCTGGGTCGCGTCGGCGACGGCGGGTGCCCCGTCGTCGCGCTGTCCATCCTGGGTCGTCATCGCGGCTTCGGCTTGCGAGTCACGCGGCTCCTCGTTCCCACAGGAGCGACACACCCACGTGTCGCCCTCCGTGCGCATCATCGAACTACACCTATCACAGAAGTTCATATATCGTGGGGGTACACGGTTGTCGAATATATGTGTTAATTTCTAATCCGTCGTGGATTTCAGGCAACTGCTCGTGCTGGCTGTACTGAGTTATTTGAATTAGGCAAGAACTGTGTTTGGTGGTTGCAGACGGTCGTTCAAACGGTCACCGGACCACGCGATTGAAGGTCCACGTCGGGGAGCAGACGCCCGACCGGGACCAACAGAAAGGCAAGTCCACGTATGGCGTCCGTGGACGGCTACGTTCGTCGGGTTACACATGGCAATGTCCTCAGCCACCGATGGCGTCATCGGACGCTCCAACTACCCAATCGCGTAACTGGGTGGTGTCTCTCGATTCAATCTGAGAGTCCCCTTACTGTTATCTGTTGTGGTTTTGTAACTCTCCCAGTTGTTTATCAATACTCGTGCAGATTCAACGAAACCTATTTAGTGCCAGTACGACATTCTTGAACTAACTCGGGTTCGTCCCGTCCTTTCTTCGCCCCCAATCGGTCCGCCGTACCATGGGAGTCATACTCGCCGCCTCCCAACTGCGTCATCCTCGTTCCGGCTCGTCTGTGGGTGCCCCCGACGGGACGTAACCCGGCCGCATTCACTCATGAACGAAACAGACCTCCCCTGTTCGGACTGTGGGAGCGCCCTCACCGAACGAACGATTCCCGCGACGGACCTCCCACTCCCAGTAGAGACGGAACAACCAATTCAGGTCGCCATCTGCCCGTCCTGTGAGGCCCGCTACTATCCAGAGCAGACACTCACCACCCTCGCAGGAACACCGGCCGACCCAGCACGCCACGGAGACCGGTAAGCCGAATGGACAGCAGCTGCGCACACACTGACGACGGGTACGGCAGTCAGTTCCCTGCTATCTTCGAGACTGGCGCGACAGTTCTCGTCGCCACAGCCGGGTCACCAGCTGACTACGACATCGACCTTGAAGCGCTCGCAACCTTCGGAACCGGGTTGGATACGGCTATCGTCGTTACGACGGCGACGCCCGCGACGGAAACCATCGAAGCATTCGCTGCACGGACCGGCGTCAGCGAACGCCCAGCTCTCAAACTGGTCGATGCAACAGGAACCCGTCCTGCGTACGGCGCACCATACGACGAAATTCCGATTCTCTCCACGACTGGCCCGGACGACCTTGAACGCCTCCTCGTCGCGCTCGCCGACCTCACAGAATCCTCGGTTCGGTCGCCAGCTCGCCGCCATCTCGTCGTTCGCTCGCTCTCGCTGCTACTCGAAGCCAATCCCGTCAAGCGCATCACGACCGTCCTCGAACGAATCCGCGCATACCGGTCGTCCTCTGGACTCTGTCTGTTCGGCTTCGACTACACGAACTACGACGAAGCGACGCTCGCTGCGCTCTCTGAACACGTTGACGGTGTCCTCTGGGTTCGAGAGCGAGCTGCCGACCAACCCGCCTTCGAGTACGAACCGACGACCCACCAGCTATGACACACTCCGACATCGACGTTCCCGCAGAATGGCGCGTCCAGCAGCCCGCCGACCAGCTACGCTCGCCCACGAAGTGCTACTATCGGACATCGACCGGCACCACGTTCATCGTCACAATCGTCCCGGATGTCCCCGACGGCGACGGCTATAGTCTCCGACTCTCGACGGAAACACCGACGAACGTCCGCCACGACTATCTCGTGGACCGGTACGACTCGTGTCAGACAGTCACGTCGGCAGCCGAGTCGTTCATCCCGCACCTCACGCGGCAAATCCGGAGAGACAAACTCTCCGCGTCCGACCCGAGCATCGACGCAGTCCAACGGACGATCAAGTCGTTCAGAGAAGAGTCTGTTCTCCAGTCGCTCCGTCGAACCATCGGCCGGCTCTTGTAGTACGCGACGCGAGAACACCCGAGAGCGTGGATACGACTTCTGCACTCTCGGCGGTGTTATTCGACGATTTGGATGGTATTGCCGTTTGAGGTGACGTGGAGGTCGTGGCCGACCTCGTAGCCCTGACTCTCCGCGAGGCTGACGTACCCAGAGAATCCTTCCATGTTCTGGTGGGCGGGGATGAGGTGATCGGGCTGGAGGGTGTCCAGCATCTGGTAGTGTCCCTCTTGCCGGAGGTGGCCGGAGACGTGGACATCATCGTAGATACGCGCGCCCTGCATCCGCAGCAGTTGCTCGCTCTGGTAGCGCTGGCCCTCGTTGGTCGGCTCCGGGATGATACCCGCCGAGAATATGACCTTGTCGCCCTCTTCGAGGTCGTATGCAGTTTCGCCACGACCCATGCGGGTGAGCATCGCGCGCGGCTCGCCTTGATGGCCGGTGACGATAGGCAGGAAGTTCTCCTTGCCCTCGTTCATGATGCGCTCGAACGCGCGGTCGACGCTCTTGCGGTGCCCGAACATCCCAAGGTCGTTCGTGAACGAGACAGCGCCGATGCGTTCAGCCGCGCCGGAGTACTGTTCCATCGAGCGGCCGAGCAGAATCGGCTCCCGGCCGATGTCTCGAGCGAACTCGACGAGGCTCTTCACGCGCGCGATGTGGCTCGCGAACGTCGTGGCGACGATGCCGCCGTCGTAGTCCTCCATGCTCTGCATGACATCCTTGAGTTCGCTGCGCGCGACGGACTCGCTGGGCGTACGGCCTTTTCGGTTGGCGTTGGTGCAGTCCTCGACGTAGCAGAGGACGCCCTCGCCTTCGCGGCCGATTTCGCGGAAGCGCTCCATGTCGATGGGGTCGCCGATGACCGGGTCGTGGTCCATGCGTTTGTCGAGGCCGTAGACGACCGCGCCCTCCGGCGTATGGAGAACGGGGTTGATAGCGCCGATGACGGAGTGGGTGACGTTGACGAATTCGAGTTCGACGTCGTCGCCGATATCCATCGTCTCGCCGGCCTCCATCTCCACGAGGTCGTTGTCGACGCCGAACTTCTGCTCGCCCTCGATTTGGCCTTTCACGAGTTCGAGCGTGAACGGCGAGGCGACGATGGGCGCGTCGTAGCGGTGCGCGAGCTTGCTGATTGCGCCGATGTGGTCGAGGTGGCCGTGCGTCGGCACGATTGCCTGCACGTCGCCCTCGAGGTCGTTCATGATGCGGTCGTCGGGGATAGCGCCCATATCGATGAGGTCCAGCGAGTGCATGCCCTCGGTCTCGATGTTGTCGTGAATCAGTACCTTCGAGAGGTTCAGCCCCATGTCGAAGACGACGATGTCGTCCCCGGCACGGACCGCAGTCATCTGCCGACCGACTTCCTCGTAGCCGCCGATTGTCGCAATTTCGATTTCCATAGTAGGTCCGATCAGAGTAGTCCCAGTACTCCGTCAGGAGGACGCCCGGAAGAGGAGAGTAGGGAAACAAACGCTAGCAACAACAGCGGACAACGGCGTGTGACGGCCGATGACCGTATTCAGCCAGCGTAGACACCCGACTCGGGGACGACGCGTGTTTCGGTTACCTCACTGTAGGTGCCCGCCACGTAAATACCTCGGGAACGAGTCCCCTGCACAGCCCTCGACATAGCGGCCAGTTGTTTTTCCTTAGTTCGTGTCGTCTTTCCGCACGGAATGCCCGAAGAAACGATTTTCCGCGTCTCATCGCGACGCACGCAGGACGATATCGCCGACTCACTCCGCACGCTTGCGGAGAAACTTGAAACGGGTGAAGACGTTACGTTGTCAACTGATGACGAGTCAACGACGGTGACCGTGCCGGACGAACCCCGATTCGAGGTCGAAGTCGAGCAGGAAATTCCGTCGTCTGGCGGCCAAACGGAAACCAGCATCGAGGTGGAAGTTGAGTGGAAGGAAGGAGCCGACTCGTTCACCATCGAGTGAGCGTCTGTTTCGTTCATCCTCGAGGTGACGGCGGCCACCAGCTAGCTGGAATTTGATAATATCGAACTCACCGGGATAGAAGAACACATCGTACACCTTTTGCCTCAGTCCGACGAACGTAGTCGTATGGGTTTCGGTAGCTACGACGAGTCCGAACAACAAGACCAGAACGTCGAGGCGGACGAGGACAAGGGAGTCAACGTCCACGAGAACGACCACGAGGGCGACGTTCACTTCGAGACGGACGCTTCGACGGACGACCTCGTCAACCAGCTCAAAGACATCAAAGACGACTAACGGGCAGAACTCCGGGAGACACGTACTAGAATCCCGTACCCGTTCCGGGAACACAATTCATTTTCCGAGGGCGTACGTACTGTCCAAGGTGCCTCTAGATGACGTGCTTCGTGAGCGTGTCGTCTTCTTCGGTGGGAAAGCGACCGGCGTCGAGTGCCCGGACTGCGAGTTCCGAAGCCGAGACACCGACTTGTCCCCGCACAACGTTCGGGACGTGACGTGTCCGGACTGTGGGACGACAATTCTCACTGAATCTCAGATGTCGGACCTCCGGCAGTCAGGGAAACTCTAAGAAACCGTCGACGGGCGCTCTTCGCTGTATTTGGTAGGTATCGAACCGAGTGTTCGCGTGGATACGTTTCTGCTCGTGTTTTGGCATACATCGTGAAGCTACTGGCTAGCTTCGATGGTAGCTAGTCTAGCTCATTTACTGAAAATACAGAGTTTCGGTGCAGTGAGGAGCTGCTAGTAGAAGTTTGATGTGGAGTAGCCAAACTCACAGAGGGATTTTTCAAGGAGCGGCGTTCCATATACCGTAACTACTAGTAGACTCACAGAAAACGATACCACCCGTATCACCGGCGCTTATTGGAGAAATACCGAAGATATAGTGCGCGGAAGGTTATTTTCTGGTGCGCTTTCTCTTCACCAGTGTGTCCGGTGCAATAGCCGCTTAATAGGGCTACAAGTTGAATACGACAGCGATTAGATTCGCTCTGTCTGGTTACTTACTGTCCTCTGTTTCTGGTGGTAATTGTAGGTAGTCGGTGAGCGTCAAATCAGTAGAAGCCTCTCTTAGCCAGTCGTCGTCAGGTGGCCCATCTTCCAGTGATTCTTCCAGTTTGTCCCTCAACGATTTCCTTGAGTCAACAACCCTATTCGCAGTTGGTTAAGACGATATTGACTGAGCCAACCTAAGCTACCCGCAACTGCCGGACCGTGTGAACACTAGGACGCTCGCAACCCAACTCCTCAGAGAATCCGCGCCAAACCACGTAAGCCCCAGAATCTTTCCGAATACCCGTTCACACGGGATTCTCGATCTCGTGTGTATATCTCGAAAATCAGTTCTCTCGGCGTCAAGCCTGAGGAGCGAGTTCAATACCCTACACCTTCAACTACCAGTGATAGCCACTCCACTTACCGAATCAATCTCTGTCTCATTCACTATTAACGACTCACGTCCATCATTTGCTAAATCGTCAATATCCGTCGTCGCAAGCTCGGTGCTCCCAGATGTTCTCTTCGCTAAATCGTGGGCATCAACACAAACCCAGTAGTCCTCTTCTTTATCCTCTCGAATATCTTTGAGAGCATCGTGTAAGTCTGGATAATCCTCTTCTCGGTTCCACTGGACAACCAATCTATCAAATTCCTTTTTACGGTCGCTCACATGGGACTCCATCCCACGAGCGAAGTCTCGAAGTTCCTCGACTACGTCACGTGCGTTAGCAAATTGCTTCCCCTCGTAGTACGCCTTTAGATACTCTGCGGCTCCACTATCCTTTCTATCAAGGTGGCGACGAACATCCCTCAATTCCATGGGGCCTATCTCTGAATCGTAGTTCTGGTCGATATATCTAGCGTGTTTCAGGACGGCACTCCGGTGTTGTTTGATTTTCTCTTTCCGTTTTGCCTCGTATATTGAGTCAATATGTTCAGTAAGGTAGAAATCCTTCCCTCCATTGAGATAGGTTCTGCATTTCTGATGATGGAGGTCAACAGGAAAACAAAAACCTAGAACAATTCCCTTATCAAGAAAAGCATTATCCGACATTGTTATTGGTGGGATTCAGTCAAGATAACTTGGTCGTAACTGTCTGAGAGTTCGTAAAATATCTCGCTTGTCGGGCGCTCTTCGATCAATCCTTCACGAACAGATTCTAGCCTTGTATCTAACTCTTCGATGTGTTTTGGCTTCTCCTCTAGCCAAGACTCTAAGCGTCTTTCTGGGATATTCTGTCGATAGAGGAACCGAAGAGTGATCTGACTTAGCTTCTCGATGAAAAACTCCAAGAATGCTAATTGTCTCCCAGGGTGCGCATTCTCTTCAACGAGCATCCGCATCGTATCTTCCCACGTCAAGAAGTAGTGATAGACTTCCTCATACTCCTCCTCAGGATACGTACGGAACATCTCATTTAGCAGTTCTTCGGTTTGTGAGAGTTCGGAGGAGAAGTGGTCTAACGATTTCAGTCCTTCCTCATGAGCCTGCGATTCAGCAGAGAGATGCCATCTAAGGTCGCTATATGTTCTGATGAACTCATCGTGAGCGTATTCACGATACTGGAGTTGCTCTAGCTGCTTCCGGTTTTTCGTGCCATGCTCCTGAACAACAGAATTTGCAGTTCTGAATATGGCGTTTTTCAGGTCTTCCTCAAGAGAGAAGTCAGCCTCACTAACCTGATTAGCTGGATAGTACGCCTGCCCTTCTTGGTGATTAGCACTAGGCGCGAAGATAACTGCGGGGTTTATCGAGTGTTCTTCAACTACCTCGCCATATTTGTACCAGTGGCGAGGAAATCCAATATTGACGCCTTCTTTCTCTATCAGCCGGCGGTCCGTGAGACAGGATAGTTTGAAAAACTTCGTTCGACCAGTCTCCTGATTGTCCTGTTCCCGCCGTTCCATCAAAACACGGTATACTAGATACTCAGAGGCTCCCAAATCGTACGTGTTGCCGCCTGAGCTATCTGGTTGTGTCATACTATTTGGAGGACTTC is a window from the Halobacterium hubeiense genome containing:
- a CDS encoding RPA12/RPB9/RPC11 RNA polymerase family protein, with translation MNFCDRCSSMMRTEGDTWVCRSCGNEEPRDSQAEAAMTTQDGQRDDGAPAVADATQDATETMQEPCPADDCDSDRANYEMIPKPGGSYEVRLFTCVECGHKWRDS
- a CDS encoding DUF7504 family protein, producing the protein MDSSCAHTDDGYGSQFPAIFETGATVLVATAGSPADYDIDLEALATFGTGLDTAIVVTTATPATETIEAFAARTGVSERPALKLVDATGTRPAYGAPYDEIPILSTTGPDDLERLLVALADLTESSVRSPARRHLVVRSLSLLLEANPVKRITTVLERIRAYRSSSGLCLFGFDYTNYDEATLAALSEHVDGVLWVRERAADQPAFEYEPTTHQL
- a CDS encoding ribonuclease J; this encodes MEIEIATIGGYEEVGRQMTAVRAGDDIVVFDMGLNLSKVLIHDNIETEGMHSLDLIDMGAIPDDRIMNDLEGDVQAIVPTHGHLDHIGAISKLAHRYDAPIVASPFTLELVKGQIEGEQKFGVDNDLVEMEAGETMDIGDDVELEFVNVTHSVIGAINPVLHTPEGAVVYGLDKRMDHDPVIGDPIDMERFREIGREGEGVLCYVEDCTNANRKGRTPSESVARSELKDVMQSMEDYDGGIVATTFASHIARVKSLVEFARDIGREPILLGRSMEQYSGAAERIGAVSFTNDLGMFGHRKSVDRAFERIMNEGKENFLPIVTGHQGEPRAMLTRMGRGETAYDLEEGDKVIFSAGIIPEPTNEGQRYQSEQLLRMQGARIYDDVHVSGHLRQEGHYQMLDTLQPDHLIPAHQNMEGFSGYVSLAESQGYEVGHDLHVTSNGNTIQIVE
- a CDS encoding amphi-Trp domain-containing protein codes for the protein MPEETIFRVSSRRTQDDIADSLRTLAEKLETGEDVTLSTDDESTTVTVPDEPRFEVEVEQEIPSSGGQTETSIEVEVEWKEGADSFTIE
- a CDS encoding DUF5786 family protein, whose protein sequence is MGFGSYDESEQQDQNVEADEDKGVNVHENDHEGDVHFETDASTDDLVNQLKDIKDD